The genome window GCAAAAAGGCCATATCACTGGGCCGAAACGCTTTCGCATAAGCAGCATTTCCTTCATGACCGGCACTGCCAATAGTATAAAAACTCTGACCTTTCTTCTGCATTATGCGTGATTGCAAGTCTAAATGACGGCTCATCACTTGGCTTTCAAATATATCAACAACATCACTATTGCTTAAGCCTGCTTGCGATGGCGTGAGATTGTTACTTGCTTTAGGAAAATTTTCAGTTTCGACAAACTTGATAAAATTTTCTTTTACTATTTTATTGCGATCGACCATTTCTATTCCACGATTATGATGAGCTAAACCATTAATTTCAAAGATTTATACCCGTTACTATTCAACATGCAGGTTTCAGAGCGCTTTGAATAGTAAAGGATATACACTTAGAAAAATGCTTGAATACCCGTTTGTGCTCTGCCCAAGATTAAGGCATGTACATCATGGGTTCCTTCGTAGGTATTTACTGCCTCAAGGTTCATTACGTGTCTAATAATATGGAATTCATCGCTGATGCCGTTACCACCGTGCATATCTCGCGCCATGCGAGCTATATCTAATGCTTTGCCACATGAATTGCGTTTCACTAATGAGATAGCCTCGGGTGACAATGTACCTGCGTCCATTAATCGTCCCACTTGTAAACAAGCGAATAAGCCTGTGGTAATTTCAGTTTGCATATCAGCAAGTTTCTTTTGAATAAGCTGGGTGCTAGCAAGAGGTTTACCAAATTGGCTACGGTCTAGAGTATATTGGCGAGCGCCATGCCAGCAAAATTCAGCAGCGCCTAATGCGCCCCAAGAAATGCCGTATCTCGCTTTATTTAAGCAACCAAACGGACCAGATAACCCCTTGGCGTTTGGCAACATATTTTCGCTTGGAACAAATACTTCATCCATTACGATTTCGCCGGTAATTGATGCTCTTAATGAAAACTTGCCTTCAATTTTAGGCGCAGTTAAACCAGGCATGCCTTTTTCTAAAATAAAACCACGAATGACACCATCAAGTTTCGCCCAAACAATAAATATATCAGCGATAGGAGAATTAGTGATCCACATTTTATTGCCGGTTAAGCGATAACCGCCATCAACCACTTCGGCGCGAGTTAACATACTTGCTGGATCTGAGCCAGAGTTAGGCTCGGTTAAACCAAAACAACCAATCAGCTCTGCTGTTGCCAATTTAGGCAAATATTTCATTTTTTGCTCTTCACTACCATAGGCATAGATAGGATGCATTACTAAAGACGATTGCACACTCATGGCACTGCGGTAACCACTGTCAACGCGTTCAACTTCACGGGCGACTAGACCATAAGTAACGTAATTGGCACCGGCACAGCCGTACTTTTCTGGAATAGTTGCCCCAAGCAAACCAAGTTCACCTAGCTCTTTCATGATTTGTACATCGAATATTTCATTTCTGTTGGCTTCTAATACTCTGGGCATTAACTTGTCTTGGCAATATTGGTGCGCAGCATCACGAATCATGCGTTCTTCTTCGCTTAGTAATGAATCAAGTAATAATGGATCTTGCCAATTGAACGTTGGACGGCTTGCAGAACTAGACATGATAAAACCTCAAAAAATGTTAATGAAATATTGGTTATAAAAATTAGAGAAATTCCATCTCGATGAGAATTACTTTAATTGCATTTATCCTTTGATAATAATTAAAACCAAGGTAAAGTTAAAATATAGAATTTCTTTATCAGATATAGGCAAAACCTATATCTAAATTTAAAATATAAGTGTGCGCAGCGATGGATTTAAGAAGTTTACAATATTTCGTAGCAGTGTTTGAGCAAGGCAGTTTCAGCGCTGCGGCTAAACGCTGCTTTGTTGCACAACCTTCAATTTCGGCAGCAGTCGCACAATTGGAGCAGACACTTTGCTGCAGTTTATTTATCCGGCATGCACGCGGGGTTATCGCCACAGATGCAGGTGAAAAACTCTATCCTTTGGCAAAAAAATTGTTAGGACAAGCAAAAGCAATTAAAACACTGTTTACTGAACAAGACAGTAAAACCTCCTTCCTCTTAGGCGTCACCAAAGGATTAGGGGTGGCAAGAATGAGTTCGTTGCTGAAAGACTTTACCGCCTCAGTTGATTCAATGGAGCTTACTTTAGTCCCTCATAATGAAAGCTGTGATGCGCGGGTAATTATAAAAGAAGAGCTAGCAGAGAATGAAAATTATGTGTCTTTTTGGCAAGAAAATTACCTACTCGCCTTACCTTATAATCATGTTTTATCGCTAAAAGACAGTATTGCCTTGACTGATTTCGATGATCTGGCATTTATTCAGCGCTCACCTTGCACTGCCTGGCAATCATTACAGGATATATTAACGCTGGAAGGGATCAGCGTTGATAGTCGAGCAAAAATTAAAACTATCGACTATGCCTTGGGGTTAGTTAGCGCAGGATTGGGGTGTGCCTTAGTGCCAGCTCACCCTGAGATATTAAGCAATTCAGAAATTGTATTTCGGCCAATTCAGGACTTACAGTTAAAACGTGAAATTGTTTTAGCTTATCAACAACCATCGAAAGTGATTAATAAACTAAAACAACTGGTAGTAAAACATAGTAGCGTTAGTTAACAGAATTGATTTTTTCTCTATCGTTATTAGGCAATAAAAACTCACGATACAGCATTAACAAGTGCGCCGCACTCCAGCTAAAATTACTGGCACCCTGAACTGCGCCGGTCAACGGATTATAGTTTTCTCGAATAGAGCCATTTGCCGATAAACCTTGGGCGTTACTAAACAGCTTATTAGCCAGCATCGCTGCTTCTTGTTGGTAGCCATAATTATTTAACGCGATGAGGCCAAAATAGACTTGATCTAGCCATACTCGTCCGCGCCAATAAATATCGGCATCAAAAGCTGGGTTCGTTTGTGAAGCCGTACCAAGTGGCACCAGAGAATTAAACTCATCAGGGTTTAGCATTATATTTTTAACTTGCTCTGCTTTATCTTTATCGGCAATCCCGGCCCATAATGGGCTCCAACCTTCAGGACCTCTGCCTCGATAAACAAGCAACTCACCTAGACAGCCATGCTGATCAACTTTATCATTATCGCTAATTTTCCGATCGTAATAAAAGCCGCTTTGTTGATCGAAAAAACATTGATTAACTCGAGCTGCAAGCGCATTAGCTCCTTGCTGATATTGCTCTGCTAATTGCGTTAAGCCGAGTAACTTTGCCATGCTAGCAAGTAAGCGCTTTTCATTAGCTAAATAAGCATTCAATTCAACCGACTCCTGGTTAATAGAAAAACCTAATAACGCACCTTGTGCTGATTTATTCTCAAAAAACATTACCTGCCAGTCTTTACGAGCGAGTTCAACATCGCCTTGATAGTTTTGCTTGGCATACGCTTGTAGCTGTTCGCTATTGATAAAACCAAATCGAGCCGCGTTATCCATGCCTGACTCCCAACCAGCACCATGTTGTGCACCGATATCTAATTCAGTGTAATTGCCTGTTGCCAATAGCTGCTTATAAACTGCCATCGAGCTACACTGATACCAATGTTCTTGTCCTGCCTGACAATGTTCTAAGGCAAAATCGGCGAGTTTATTATCAATAAACTTTACTGAAAAACTGATGTTGCCCTCAACGTCATTATGAAATCTATGTTTATTACCACCGTATTCAATTAAGCCGTTGTTATTATGATCACGGTTTTTATACCACCATTGATGATAGCGTTGCAGTTTTGGAAACATTTCTTTAATAAACTCAATATCAGAACTTGCCTGATAAATTTCCCAAACGGCCCAAGACGCAAGAGGTGGTTTGGTATTTCGTTCATTCCAGTTGCCGCCATCACCATTGCGGACTACATCTTTATTATAAAATACCGCATCAATGACCATGCCATCGTCCTGCCCTCTTACCGGGTCGGATTTATCTACTTGATAGTCAAACATTGCCCGGACATTATCCTTGGCTAAATCATTATTAAAATGTGCCATTGCATAAGCATGCTTCCAGCTATCCCAGGCCCAGGCACCATTAAACCAACGTGCAGTTACTGATGGCGTGACACTGTCATGCAATAATGCTCCGGCAGAGCTACGCCAATTTGCTGATAATGTCTCTATCGCCTTAACGGCAACTTTCTGTTGCTCAATTGGCGCATCAGTATGCTTTAACCCTAGGGCTAAATAAGATTGCCATCGCTGCAGTGCAGATTTTATATAATGTTGTGGCTCAGCCAATATTTTATTATTGCTATCTTGTAGCTGTGCAGCTTCTTGTTGATTATGAACATAACTATGGGTAGTAAATAAAACCTGCTCTTTACCTGCGGCAAGTTCGAGTTGGCTATTACTTTGGTAGCTATAATCTTGTGCATCAACTGTAGTGCTCGCCTTAACTGAACGAGTAAGTTGATACATAGAACTCCCGCTGGTGAGGATATTCCAGGTATCGCGCAGCTTGGAAAAATTGATGACAACACTATGCTGATCGGCACTGATGTTTCGTTGCCAGTTTGGCAATGCCTGTTCTACTGTACTGTTATCATCCCATTGTTGTAATAACTTTCCTTGCCAAAGCAAGTTGAGCTTTTTATTACTGTTAGACTTATTAACAATAGTGGTTTTAACTAATGCGGTTCTGTTACTCGCATATTGTAATGTTAGCTCGACGGTTAAATCATCAAAATGATACGTTTGTGATAACAAGCCGGGACGGGAGTGAATACTTTGCTCTGCTTTACTAAAGTTATAGCTTTGCTTTGTTGCTATGTCGCTGATTGTTAATTGCTCTAACTTTTCTGCTATATATAAGCTGTATTCTTCGGCAATAATTAATGGCCCAGGGAAAGAGCCATAATTGTCCTCACTTTCAGGCAATAAAAAACCATGCCAGGCGCCTAAATCAAAAAATGGATTAAATTTTTGATTTTGATAACTGTCATAGTCTTTGTGCTTGGTTGGCATTCCAGTTCTATCAATAACATCGTCGAAAGTGTTACTTTCTTTAGAAACTATTTGTTCTACATTGGCAGAAGATGTATCGATTTCGCTGATATTTTCAGAACACGAAGTGATACTAATTAATAACACGATTAGTGCTGAAA of Thalassotalea fonticola contains these proteins:
- a CDS encoding LysR family transcriptional regulator; the encoded protein is MDLRSLQYFVAVFEQGSFSAAAKRCFVAQPSISAAVAQLEQTLCCSLFIRHARGVIATDAGEKLYPLAKKLLGQAKAIKTLFTEQDSKTSFLLGVTKGLGVARMSSLLKDFTASVDSMELTLVPHNESCDARVIIKEELAENENYVSFWQENYLLALPYNHVLSLKDSIALTDFDDLAFIQRSPCTAWQSLQDILTLEGISVDSRAKIKTIDYALGLVSAGLGCALVPAHPEILSNSEIVFRPIQDLQLKREIVLAYQQPSKVINKLKQLVVKHSSVS
- the ygjK gene encoding alpha-glucosidase; translation: MNLTFNSLSVKISALIVLLISITSCSENISEIDTSSANVEQIVSKESNTFDDVIDRTGMPTKHKDYDSYQNQKFNPFFDLGAWHGFLLPESEDNYGSFPGPLIIAEEYSLYIAEKLEQLTISDIATKQSYNFSKAEQSIHSRPGLLSQTYHFDDLTVELTLQYASNRTALVKTTIVNKSNSNKKLNLLWQGKLLQQWDDNSTVEQALPNWQRNISADQHSVVINFSKLRDTWNILTSGSSMYQLTRSVKASTTVDAQDYSYQSNSQLELAAGKEQVLFTTHSYVHNQQEAAQLQDSNNKILAEPQHYIKSALQRWQSYLALGLKHTDAPIEQQKVAVKAIETLSANWRSSAGALLHDSVTPSVTARWFNGAWAWDSWKHAYAMAHFNNDLAKDNVRAMFDYQVDKSDPVRGQDDGMVIDAVFYNKDVVRNGDGGNWNERNTKPPLASWAVWEIYQASSDIEFIKEMFPKLQRYHQWWYKNRDHNNNGLIEYGGNKHRFHNDVEGNISFSVKFIDNKLADFALEHCQAGQEHWYQCSSMAVYKQLLATGNYTELDIGAQHGAGWESGMDNAARFGFINSEQLQAYAKQNYQGDVELARKDWQVMFFENKSAQGALLGFSINQESVELNAYLANEKRLLASMAKLLGLTQLAEQYQQGANALAARVNQCFFDQQSGFYYDRKISDNDKVDQHGCLGELLVYRGRGPEGWSPLWAGIADKDKAEQVKNIMLNPDEFNSLVPLGTASQTNPAFDADIYWRGRVWLDQVYFGLIALNNYGYQQEAAMLANKLFSNAQGLSANGSIRENYNPLTGAVQGASNFSWSAAHLLMLYREFLLPNNDREKINSVN
- a CDS encoding acyl-CoA dehydrogenase; the protein is MSSSASRPTFNWQDPLLLDSLLSEEERMIRDAAHQYCQDKLMPRVLEANRNEIFDVQIMKELGELGLLGATIPEKYGCAGANYVTYGLVAREVERVDSGYRSAMSVQSSLVMHPIYAYGSEEQKMKYLPKLATAELIGCFGLTEPNSGSDPASMLTRAEVVDGGYRLTGNKMWITNSPIADIFIVWAKLDGVIRGFILEKGMPGLTAPKIEGKFSLRASITGEIVMDEVFVPSENMLPNAKGLSGPFGCLNKARYGISWGALGAAEFCWHGARQYTLDRSQFGKPLASTQLIQKKLADMQTEITTGLFACLQVGRLMDAGTLSPEAISLVKRNSCGKALDIARMARDMHGGNGISDEFHIIRHVMNLEAVNTYEGTHDVHALILGRAQTGIQAFF